The bacterium genome includes a window with the following:
- a CDS encoding AAC(3) family N-acetyltransferase codes for MSVVSTADLVSGFRGLGLAAGDMVMVHSSLSSFGQVAGGAPTVVAALLEVLTPQGTLVVPTFSRYLQGEPVWDREHTPSLMGKISETARTWPGALRSSHAAHSLAAIGAQAEAICRSPHRTGFGPDSPFQTLVDQDAWVLLMGVTYSNCTLFHLLEATANVPYRFLEERRATVIVDGVRDEQGSAWEYTRLPDTANDFLTLGAELEARGLVRQARLGNSSQRLFRARDAYAVGLEKLTADPLYLLTAGTRRAWLARHRRSPRTGGEEGAPR; via the coding sequence GTGTCTGTGGTATCAACTGCCGATCTTGTTTCCGGCTTCCGGGGCCTGGGCCTGGCCGCCGGGGATATGGTGATGGTGCACTCCAGCCTGTCGTCGTTCGGCCAGGTCGCCGGCGGCGCACCGACCGTCGTGGCGGCCCTGCTCGAGGTGCTGACCCCGCAGGGCACGCTGGTCGTGCCCACCTTTTCCCGCTATCTGCAGGGGGAGCCCGTGTGGGACCGCGAGCACACCCCGTCGCTGATGGGCAAGATCTCGGAGACGGCCCGCACCTGGCCCGGCGCGCTGCGCAGCAGCCATGCGGCCCATTCCCTGGCCGCCATCGGCGCGCAGGCCGAGGCGATCTGCCGCAGCCCCCACCGCACCGGCTTCGGCCCCGACAGCCCCTTCCAGACCCTCGTGGACCAGGACGCCTGGGTCCTGCTCATGGGCGTGACCTACAGCAACTGCACGCTCTTCCACCTGCTGGAGGCCACGGCCAACGTCCCGTACCGCTTCCTGGAGGAGCGCCGGGCCACGGTCATCGTGGACGGCGTCCGCGACGAGCAGGGCTCGGCCTGGGAGTACACGCGCCTGCCCGACACGGCCAATGACTTCCTGACTCTCGGCGCGGAGCTCGAAGCCCGAGGGCTCGTGCGCCAGGCCCGCCTCGGCAACAGCTCCCAGCGCCTCTTCCGCGCGCGGGACGCCTACGCCGTCGGCCTGGAGAAGCTCACCGCAGACCCGCTCTATCTCCTCACCGCGGGGACCCGGCGGGCGTGGTTGGCGCGGCACCGGCGCTCGCCGCGCACAGGGGGTGAGGAGGGGGCCCCGCGATGA
- a CDS encoding diacylglycerol kinase family lipid kinase: protein MRVQLIINPKAGRGRAMAAALDAEMEFHEARWRTDLRVTSGPGEATDIARDAADRFDLIVACGGDGTLCEVLNGLTGSDTPVAFIPAGTGNDFVRTVGLPATPREAAREVVRGQSRRLDLMRLDDPPMVAVNIIGIGFDAAVAARMNQRTRLGGGAVPYLAAVMIELARMQPVRLRLRVDEDTWEGKALLVAIANARSYGAGMCIAPDARPDDGLLDVVVVEPIGRVEFLRTLPRVFKGTHVAHPAVSCRRGREIVVESDVPAPVMVDGDLRTTTPLRVTVQPGAAHLWLP from the coding sequence ATGCGGGTGCAACTGATCATCAACCCGAAGGCTGGTCGCGGGCGGGCGATGGCCGCCGCCCTGGACGCCGAGATGGAGTTCCATGAGGCCAGGTGGCGCACGGATCTGCGAGTCACATCTGGGCCCGGCGAGGCGACGGACATCGCGCGCGACGCAGCGGATCGCTTCGACCTCATCGTCGCCTGCGGCGGCGATGGCACGCTGTGCGAAGTGCTGAACGGGCTGACCGGAAGCGACACGCCCGTGGCATTCATCCCGGCAGGGACAGGGAACGATTTCGTGCGCACCGTGGGCCTGCCCGCGACGCCGCGCGAGGCGGCGCGGGAGGTGGTGCGGGGGCAGTCGCGGCGCCTGGACCTGATGCGCCTGGACGATCCCCCGATGGTCGCAGTTAACATCATCGGCATTGGTTTCGATGCGGCTGTCGCCGCGCGCATGAACCAGCGGACGCGCCTGGGTGGGGGCGCGGTGCCCTACCTGGCGGCGGTGATGATCGAGCTGGCGCGGATGCAGCCGGTGCGGCTGCGGCTGCGGGTGGATGAGGACACGTGGGAGGGGAAGGCGCTGCTGGTGGCCATCGCCAATGCCCGGTCATACGGCGCGGGCATGTGCATCGCCCCTGACGCCCGTCCCGATGACGGGCTGCTCGACGTAGTGGTCGTCGAGCCGATCGGGCGCGTGGAGTTCCTGCGCACGTTGCCGCGGGTCTTCAAGGGTACGCACGTGGCGCACCCGGCGGTGTCATGCCGCCGCGGGCGGGAGATCGTGGTGGAGAGCGACGTGCCGGCGCCGGTGATGGTGGATGGCGACCTGCGGACCACGACACCGCTGCGAGTGACGGTGCAGCCGGGCGCGGCGCACCTGTGGCTGCCGTGA
- a CDS encoding DUF5107 domain-containing protein, translated as MTELRFEDYTIPAAEIGPENPLPVFRAAEHDRKIDFDANHIPEEDRVGLGVATGARVLPYRMQDGYSRRREERALPSLVLENDILRVRVLPTVGGKVTSIFHKPLGRDLIYCNPVFQPGNLAIRNAWTSGGIEWNAGQVGHHYHTCSPVHCARLTGPDGSPALRLYVWERTKGFPYHIDLHLPPGSPFLLAHVRIINPHDHAIPMYWWTNIGMLESEGARVLVPADTTYHGLTVYDCPIIRGLDYSYSTQVKRSYDLFFRMPEGQRRWEAYFDRDGRGFIHTSTARLRGRKLFAWGMGQGGRRWGEYLAAPDMPYVEIQAGLAYTQSHTISMPARTAWNWTEAMGYFEGDPALLHSTNWQEAYGAAEGVLAGMLPEEQMERQHEALTAIETQAPAELLYRGTGWAALERRRAVAAGEAPTLPPELPFTDEDLGPDQEPWRQLLEQGVFPVRDPQDEPGQFQAQEQWRALLEQSIAAGRSDHWLAWLHLGVMRMEAGDTAGAQAAWRTSLERARNGWALRNLAEVEHRAGNHEAATDLLAEAVSVGPLAPALVGEYVALLLRLKRFDTLDALLAGLPGAVRQTERLQMAAGWVALHFDRFDEVRQVLTQDFATVREGELTLSELWFGLKEKELARAEGIEVDDALKARVRRECPPPYEIDFRMSQEGDDKYVAPQAASE; from the coding sequence GTGACTGAGCTACGTTTCGAGGACTACACCATCCCCGCAGCAGAGATCGGGCCCGAGAATCCGTTGCCGGTGTTCCGGGCGGCGGAGCATGACCGGAAGATAGACTTCGACGCCAACCACATCCCCGAGGAGGACCGAGTGGGGCTCGGTGTGGCGACCGGCGCGCGGGTGCTGCCGTACCGGATGCAGGACGGCTACAGCCGGCGCCGCGAGGAGCGCGCACTGCCCTCCCTCGTGCTCGAGAACGACATCCTCCGGGTCCGCGTCCTGCCCACCGTCGGCGGCAAGGTGACCTCCATCTTCCACAAGCCGCTCGGGCGCGACCTGATCTACTGCAACCCCGTCTTCCAGCCGGGCAATCTCGCCATCCGCAACGCCTGGACCAGCGGCGGGATCGAGTGGAACGCCGGGCAGGTCGGGCATCACTACCACACCTGCTCGCCGGTGCACTGCGCCCGCCTGACGGGGCCCGATGGCAGCCCGGCCCTGCGCCTGTATGTGTGGGAGCGCACCAAGGGCTTCCCCTATCACATCGACCTGCACCTGCCGCCCGGCTCGCCCTTCCTGCTGGCCCATGTCCGCATCATCAACCCGCACGACCATGCGATCCCGATGTACTGGTGGACCAACATCGGGATGCTCGAGTCCGAGGGTGCGCGGGTGCTGGTGCCGGCCGACACCACCTACCACGGCCTGACCGTGTACGACTGCCCGATCATCCGGGGTCTCGACTACAGCTACTCCACCCAGGTCAAGCGTTCGTACGACCTGTTCTTCCGCATGCCCGAGGGACAGCGCCGGTGGGAGGCGTACTTCGACCGCGACGGGCGCGGGTTCATCCACACCTCCACGGCGCGCCTGCGCGGACGCAAGCTGTTCGCGTGGGGCATGGGCCAGGGCGGGCGGCGCTGGGGTGAGTACCTGGCCGCCCCGGACATGCCGTACGTGGAGATCCAGGCGGGGCTGGCCTACACCCAGTCGCACACGATCTCCATGCCCGCGCGGACCGCGTGGAACTGGACCGAGGCGATGGGGTACTTCGAGGGTGACCCGGCGCTGCTGCATTCGACCAACTGGCAGGAGGCCTACGGGGCGGCGGAGGGCGTGCTGGCGGGGATGCTGCCGGAGGAACAGATGGAGCGGCAGCACGAAGCCCTGACGGCGATCGAGACCCAGGCGCCGGCCGAACTCCTCTACCGCGGCACCGGCTGGGCGGCGCTGGAGAGGCGCCGGGCCGTCGCGGCCGGCGAGGCCCCGACGCTGCCGCCCGAACTGCCCTTCACCGACGAGGACCTCGGCCCCGACCAGGAGCCGTGGCGGCAACTGCTGGAGCAGGGCGTCTTCCCCGTGCGCGACCCGCAGGATGAGCCCGGCCAGTTCCAGGCGCAGGAGCAGTGGCGCGCGCTGCTGGAGCAGAGCATCGCCGCCGGCCGCAGCGATCACTGGCTGGCGTGGCTGCACCTGGGCGTGATGCGGATGGAGGCCGGCGACACCGCAGGGGCGCAAGCCGCGTGGCGGACCTCGCTGGAGCGCGCGCGCAACGGTTGGGCGCTGCGCAACCTGGCCGAGGTCGAGCACCGCGCCGGCAACCACGAAGCGGCCACGGACCTGTTGGCCGAAGCGGTCAGCGTCGGGCCGCTGGCCCCCGCGCTGGTCGGTGAGTATGTCGCCCTGCTGTTGCGCCTCAAGCGCTTCGACACGCTCGATGCCCTGCTGGCAGGGCTGCCCGGCGCAGTGCGCCAGACCGAGCGCCTGCAGATGGCCGCCGGCTGGGTCGCCCTGCACTTCGACCGCTTCGACGAGGTGCGGCAGGTGCTCACGCAGGACTTCGCCACCGTGCGCGAGGGGGAGCTGACGCTCAGCGAGCTATGGTTCGGCCTCAAGGAGAAGGAGCTGGCGCGGGCTGAGGGGATCGAGGTGGACGACGCGCTCAAGGCGCGCGTGCGGCGCGAGTGCCCGCCGCCGTACGAGATAGACTTCCGCATGTCCCAGGAGGGCGACGACAAGTACGTTGCACCGCAGGCCGCCTCGGAGTGA
- a CDS encoding RNA polymerase sigma factor codes for MSRQRQTTRDTGGHEAMAEHAAQLAAGALHLQGRPQGEALVAPPQWVAQQTATRYVSTADAALVSACIAGDHTAWEAFIQRFQGRVFNVTYHMTHDTERAADLAQEALLQVLRSLPRFRGEASLTTWIHGLTMRVCLHHLRRERRRQAESWEEIAADRTEPISAEGRPLEQVSRRQVQQLVQEAVAQLPVPFRSVIVLHGLAGMTYEDTAAALHLPVNTVKTRVHRAKAKLRVWLEKVMGDEVDAL; via the coding sequence ATGAGCAGGCAGCGTCAGACAACCCGGGACACCGGCGGACATGAGGCGATGGCGGAACACGCCGCCCAATTGGCTGCGGGCGCTCTGCACCTGCAGGGGCGACCTCAGGGCGAGGCCCTGGTTGCTCCCCCGCAGTGGGTGGCGCAGCAGACCGCGACGCGCTACGTCAGCACGGCCGATGCCGCGCTGGTGAGCGCCTGCATCGCCGGCGACCACACCGCCTGGGAGGCGTTCATCCAGCGCTTCCAGGGCCGGGTCTTCAATGTGACGTATCACATGACCCACGACACTGAGCGCGCGGCGGACCTGGCACAGGAGGCGCTGCTGCAAGTACTGCGCTCCCTGCCGCGGTTCCGTGGCGAGGCCAGCCTGACGACATGGATCCATGGGCTGACGATGCGGGTGTGCCTGCATCATCTGCGCCGCGAGCGACGCCGCCAGGCCGAGTCGTGGGAAGAGATCGCGGCCGACCGCACCGAGCCCATCAGCGCCGAGGGGCGGCCGCTGGAGCAGGTCAGTCGGCGCCAGGTGCAACAGCTCGTGCAGGAAGCCGTGGCGCAGTTGCCGGTGCCGTTCCGGTCGGTCATCGTCCTGCACGGCCTGGCCGGCATGACATACGAGGATACCGCCGCGGCGTTGCACCTGCCGGTCAACACCGTGAAGACGCGCGTGCATCGCGCCAAAGCCAAGCTCCGTGTTTGGCTCGAGAAGGTCATGGGTGACGAGGTTGATGCGCTGTAG
- a CDS encoding zf-HC2 domain-containing protein produces MRCRFGRQLPAYLAHELPLQQHELLERHLAQCPRCAHELEGLARIEQLLAELAPAPVPEHLAATTLHRLRTHPSAPTLIFRHAPSLAAAVAAAACLLMALHVMLPQAVPGQTPLRAVAPAEIASPVAMAIMPVVRAGARRRDEAASAVRVTSRPAPRRTVRTPARTGNALVRASVAPVPAPTRTDAEKRAVAALNAVRRHARESDPDLMVAALENVALAYPGTTPAAQALLAAGDVQRQRGNLAEADANYRRLLGMKSASRMPRALAHKALADLRSESVGDDEVTRYHYQEAARVLRAEARTGASRHQALLAMADIARETGNRDEAVADYAAVANQGAGEQAVTSLAEVL; encoded by the coding sequence ATGCGCTGTAGGTTTGGCCGCCAATTGCCGGCCTATCTGGCCCACGAGCTGCCGTTGCAGCAGCACGAGCTGCTGGAGCGGCATCTGGCACAGTGCCCGCGGTGCGCCCACGAGCTGGAGGGCCTGGCGCGGATCGAGCAACTGCTGGCCGAGCTGGCCCCCGCCCCCGTGCCCGAGCACCTGGCCGCGACCACGCTGCATCGCCTGCGCACCCACCCCTCCGCCCCGACACTGATCTTCCGCCACGCCCCGAGTCTGGCCGCCGCTGTAGCCGCCGCTGCTTGCCTGCTGATGGCTCTGCATGTGATGCTGCCGCAGGCGGTCCCCGGGCAGACGCCTCTGCGCGCAGTGGCGCCCGCTGAAATCGCCTCGCCGGTGGCGATGGCCATCATGCCGGTAGTGCGCGCGGGGGCGCGACGGCGTGACGAGGCCGCGTCGGCGGTGCGCGTCACGTCACGCCCGGCGCCGCGCCGGACCGTGCGTACCCCGGCCCGGACCGGGAACGCCCTGGTCAGAGCGTCGGTGGCCCCCGTGCCGGCGCCAACACGAACGGATGCCGAGAAGCGGGCCGTCGCGGCCCTGAACGCGGTGCGGCGGCATGCCCGGGAGAGTGACCCCGACCTGATGGTCGCGGCCCTGGAGAACGTGGCGCTGGCGTACCCGGGGACGACCCCGGCGGCCCAGGCCCTGCTCGCGGCGGGCGATGTCCAGCGACAACGGGGCAACCTGGCCGAGGCCGATGCCAACTACCGGCGGCTGCTGGGCATGAAGAGTGCCAGCCGGATGCCGCGGGCGCTGGCCCACAAGGCGCTGGCCGACCTGCGGTCGGAGTCCGTGGGCGATGATGAAGTCACTCGCTATCACTACCAGGAGGCGGCGCGCGTGCTGCGGGCCGAGGCGCGCACCGGCGCCTCCCGGCACCAGGCGCTGCTGGCGATGGCCGACATCGCCCGCGAGACCGGAAACCGTGACGAGGCCGTCGCCGACTATGCCGCCGTTGCCAATCAGGGGGCGGGCGAGCAGGCCGTCACCTCGCTAGCCGAAGTACTGTAG
- a CDS encoding GDP-mannose 4,6-dehydratase, with the protein MRPRAVVAGGAGFVGYHFVKLLLRNDFDVVIVDNLATGTHRNAEANLLPDRCEFIQHDVCEPFHVAGPVDYVANLACPASPVDFSRIPVDIMRVCSEGTGNLLELALHKGAEFLQASTSEIYGDPEVHPQREEYTGNVNITGPRAVYDEGKRYAEALCFAYHRKYRVPIHVARIFNTYGPRMRSDDGRVVSNFCMQALTGEPLTIYGGGAQTRSFCYCEDEVEGLYRLMRSGETGPMNIGNPAETSIREFAELVLELTGSKSELRDVPLLHEDDPKRRRPDITRVREKLGWEPTTDLRTGLARTVEWFAEVVRTNGE; encoded by the coding sequence ATGAGACCAAGGGCCGTTGTCGCCGGAGGAGCCGGGTTTGTCGGCTACCATTTCGTCAAGCTGCTGCTGCGCAACGACTTCGATGTCGTGATCGTGGACAACCTCGCCACCGGCACGCACCGCAACGCCGAAGCCAACCTGCTGCCGGACCGGTGCGAGTTCATCCAGCACGACGTGTGCGAGCCGTTCCATGTCGCCGGGCCGGTGGACTATGTGGCCAACCTGGCATGCCCGGCCAGCCCGGTGGACTTCTCGCGCATCCCCGTGGACATCATGCGCGTGTGCAGCGAGGGCACCGGCAACCTGCTGGAGCTGGCCCTGCACAAGGGCGCCGAGTTCCTCCAGGCCTCCACCTCCGAGATCTACGGCGACCCCGAGGTCCATCCGCAGCGTGAGGAGTACACGGGCAATGTGAACATCACCGGCCCGCGGGCGGTCTACGACGAAGGCAAGCGCTATGCCGAGGCCCTGTGCTTCGCCTACCACCGCAAGTACCGCGTGCCCATCCACGTGGCGCGCATCTTCAACACCTACGGCCCCCGCATGCGGTCCGACGACGGCCGCGTCGTCTCGAACTTCTGCATGCAGGCGCTCACCGGCGAGCCGCTGACGATCTACGGCGGCGGCGCGCAGACCCGCAGCTTCTGCTACTGCGAAGACGAAGTCGAGGGGCTCTATCGGCTGATGCGGTCGGGGGAGACGGGGCCGATGAACATCGGCAACCCGGCGGAGACCTCGATCCGCGAGTTCGCCGAGTTGGTCCTGGAGCTGACCGGCAGCAAGTCGGAGTTGCGCGATGTGCCGCTCCTGCACGAGGACGACCCCAAGCGCCGCCGTCCGGACATCACCCGGGTGCGGGAGAAGCTGGGCTGGGAGCCGACCACGGACCTGCGGACCGGACTGGCCAGGACGGTGGAGTGGTTCGCGGAGGTCGTGCGCACGAACGGGGAGTAG
- a CDS encoding amidohydrolase family protein has translation MPNLPFFDCNCLIGTRQYRHRTSPETLQDYLNDFAYYDIQAALVHHAYAVEYSQDYGNRRLLDEIAGHPQLLPEWLVIPHWAGEMAPPDELVAEMLSLNVRAARVMPRAHNFPLSKDVAGPLLSALQEARLPVFADVAQLDLTAAIALAREYPELPIVLCGVAWASDRVLFACLGDVPNLHLETWAFQGHRHYERFVNAFGSERLLFGTDLPLRSPGAARMMTCYEQISDQDRRNIAGENLLRLLGNVRGAQGPLPELKPAAEHADDDPIVARVRAGVPLHEEFVLDAHAHLAHKGCMGVNQCALAYNDPDGLVGSMDRIGVDLACASSWSGITYAAPDANDMDLIGVEDHPGRLLAYGCLNPNYPAMYDAEFERLFLGGKVIGYKPYPPRQLVPITDPRHERALQWCEEHGAPVLMHAGPAEHAVELAPKYPHAQFLIAHAGSSWDLAEKAADAAKRFANIYAEITYTAILYGFIEFFVQEVGAQQLLFGSDCVMRDIAPQLGWVAWARIPLEAKRRVLGHNMADILGLQNREPRSGR, from the coding sequence ATGCCCAATCTGCCGTTCTTCGACTGCAACTGCCTCATCGGCACCCGCCAGTACCGCCATCGCACCTCGCCCGAGACGCTGCAGGATTACCTGAACGACTTCGCCTACTACGACATCCAGGCCGCGTTGGTCCACCATGCGTACGCCGTGGAGTACTCGCAGGACTACGGCAACCGCCGCCTGCTCGACGAGATCGCCGGCCACCCGCAGCTCCTGCCCGAGTGGCTGGTCATCCCCCACTGGGCCGGGGAGATGGCTCCGCCCGACGAGCTGGTCGCCGAGATGCTGTCCCTGAATGTCCGGGCCGCGCGCGTCATGCCCCGGGCGCACAACTTCCCGCTGAGCAAGGACGTCGCCGGGCCGCTGCTGTCGGCGCTGCAGGAGGCGCGCCTCCCCGTCTTCGCCGACGTGGCTCAGCTCGATCTCACCGCCGCGATTGCCCTGGCTCGCGAGTACCCCGAGCTGCCGATCGTGCTCTGCGGTGTGGCCTGGGCGTCCGACCGCGTGCTGTTCGCCTGCCTGGGCGACGTGCCGAACCTGCACTTGGAGACGTGGGCCTTTCAGGGCCACCGGCACTATGAGCGGTTCGTCAACGCCTTCGGCTCCGAGCGGCTGCTGTTCGGGACCGACCTGCCGCTGCGCTCGCCCGGCGCGGCGCGGATGATGACCTGCTACGAGCAGATCAGTGACCAGGACCGGCGCAACATCGCGGGTGAGAACCTGCTGCGGCTGCTGGGCAACGTCCGGGGGGCGCAGGGGCCACTGCCGGAGTTGAAGCCCGCTGCCGAACATGCCGATGATGATCCCATCGTGGCTAGGGTCCGCGCGGGCGTGCCGCTGCATGAGGAGTTCGTCCTCGACGCCCACGCTCACCTGGCCCACAAGGGCTGCATGGGCGTGAACCAGTGCGCCCTGGCGTACAACGACCCGGACGGCCTGGTCGGCTCAATGGACCGGATCGGCGTGGACCTGGCCTGCGCGAGCAGTTGGAGCGGCATCACCTACGCCGCCCCCGACGCCAATGACATGGACCTGATCGGGGTCGAGGACCACCCGGGGCGGCTGCTGGCCTACGGGTGCTTGAACCCGAACTACCCGGCCATGTATGATGCGGAGTTTGAGCGCTTGTTCCTGGGCGGCAAGGTCATCGGCTACAAGCCGTACCCGCCCCGGCAGCTCGTGCCGATCACGGACCCACGCCACGAGCGGGCCCTGCAGTGGTGCGAGGAGCACGGGGCGCCGGTGCTGATGCACGCCGGACCGGCTGAGCATGCCGTCGAGCTGGCGCCGAAGTACCCGCACGCCCAGTTCCTGATCGCCCATGCGGGGTCGTCGTGGGACCTGGCCGAGAAGGCGGCGGACGCCGCGAAGCGCTTCGCCAACATCTACGCCGAGATCACCTACACGGCAATCCTGTACGGGTTCATCGAGTTCTTCGTGCAGGAGGTCGGGGCGCAGCAGTTGCTGTTCGGCTCGGACTGCGTCATGCGCGACATCGCCCCCCAGCTCGGCTGGGTCGCCTGGGCGCGCATCCCGCTGGAGGCCAAGCGGCGAGTGCTGGGACACAACATGGCCGACATCCTGGGCCTACAGAACCGCGAGCCGCGCTCGGGCAGGTAG
- a CDS encoding FAD-dependent oxidoreductase — protein sequence MDQFKTVVVGGGMVGGFCLKEMAKLGVAAGEVCLLSEEAVAPYQRPDLSKDFLTGRKPVEKLAINKAGFYEDNGFVVRLGTPVTALDPAAHTVVAGGEQIGYEKLVLATGSTVRRLDLPGADLEGLCVLRSFADCVHLKEAAAQARKLVIIGGGFIGTEVGARLAEQGLDTTIVYREQRMIDFFFPPEISALYEDRFTSHGVRLVPGAMPAEFVGEGGRVRGVRLAGGEVLEADMVLLAVGVLPNVGLAEAAGLKLERWLLVNEFLQTSDPDIFAGGDMVAYPDRYSDTVRHIEHEEHARRGGRHIARELLGDLQPYDILPMVWSDVYDLSWEFRGSWMGVEQVVYRGDVMSGQFSAWWLKEEHVIGALTPYSDDTALVDAATALIKERRPVAVAALQDESIAL from the coding sequence ATGGACCAGTTCAAGACGGTGGTCGTGGGGGGCGGGATGGTCGGTGGGTTCTGTCTCAAGGAGATGGCCAAGCTGGGGGTGGCAGCCGGGGAGGTCTGCCTGCTGTCAGAGGAAGCCGTGGCGCCGTACCAACGCCCGGACCTGTCCAAGGACTTCCTCACCGGCCGCAAGCCGGTCGAGAAGCTGGCCATCAACAAGGCAGGCTTCTACGAGGACAATGGCTTCGTCGTGCGTCTGGGCACGCCGGTGACGGCCCTCGATCCCGCGGCCCACACGGTCGTCGCGGGCGGGGAACAGATCGGCTACGAGAAGCTCGTGCTGGCGACCGGCTCGACGGTGCGGCGCCTGGACCTGCCGGGCGCCGACCTGGAGGGCCTCTGCGTCCTGCGCAGCTTCGCTGACTGCGTGCACCTGAAGGAGGCGGCCGCGCAGGCCCGCAAGCTCGTCATCATCGGCGGCGGCTTCATCGGCACCGAGGTCGGCGCGCGGCTGGCCGAGCAGGGCCTGGACACGACTATCGTCTACCGCGAGCAGCGGATGATTGACTTCTTCTTCCCGCCGGAGATCTCGGCGCTGTACGAGGACCGCTTCACCAGCCACGGCGTGCGCCTCGTGCCAGGCGCCATGCCGGCGGAGTTCGTCGGCGAGGGTGGCCGCGTGCGCGGCGTGCGGCTCGCCGGCGGCGAGGTGCTGGAGGCGGACATGGTCCTGCTTGCGGTGGGCGTCCTGCCGAATGTGGGGCTGGCCGAGGCGGCGGGGCTGAAGCTGGAGCGCTGGCTGCTGGTGAACGAGTTCCTGCAGACGAGCGACCCGGACATCTTTGCCGGGGGCGACATGGTCGCCTACCCGGACCGCTACAGCGACACCGTGCGCCACATCGAGCACGAGGAGCATGCCCGCCGGGGCGGACGGCACATCGCCCGGGAGCTGCTGGGCGACCTGCAGCCGTATGACATCCTGCCGATGGTCTGGTCAGATGTCTACGACCTGTCGTGGGAGTTCCGCGGCAGCTGGATGGGGGTCGAGCAGGTCGTCTACCGCGGGGACGTGATGAGCGGGCAGTTCAGCGCCTGGTGGCTCAAGGAGGAGCACGTCATCGGCGCCCTGACGCCCTACAGCGACGACACGGCCCTGGTGGACGCCGCCACCGCGCTCATCAAGGAGCGCCGCCCGGTGGCTGTGGCGGCCCTGCAGGATGAAAGCATAGCCCTGTAG